From Pseudomonas vanderleydeniana, the proteins below share one genomic window:
- a CDS encoding chorismate mutase: MPLNKRLASLLLASCLSTSALAATPPAPNSLAPLLQTISERLTIANQVALTKWDSGKPVEDSPREQQVIANAREQAQAYQLKPEEVGQFVAAQIEANKLVQYALLAKWHNSGKAPVIARPDLVTQIRPVMDQLQVKLLQQYAAFTPYRQDPNCLAWLTQARRDLASDSIHDLALVRAVGELCQRPQ, encoded by the coding sequence ATGCCGCTGAACAAACGCCTTGCCAGCCTGTTGCTCGCCTCCTGCCTGAGCACCAGCGCACTGGCCGCCACCCCACCCGCCCCGAACAGCCTGGCGCCACTGCTGCAGACCATCAGCGAGCGCCTGACCATCGCCAACCAGGTGGCCCTGACCAAATGGGACAGCGGCAAGCCGGTCGAGGACAGCCCGCGCGAACAACAGGTGATCGCCAACGCCCGGGAACAGGCGCAGGCCTATCAGCTCAAGCCCGAGGAAGTCGGCCAGTTCGTCGCCGCGCAGATCGAAGCCAACAAACTGGTGCAATACGCGCTGCTGGCCAAGTGGCACAACAGCGGCAAGGCACCGGTGATCGCCCGCCCCGACCTGGTCACACAGATCCGTCCGGTCATGGATCAACTGCAGGTCAAGCTGCTGCAGCAGTACGCCGCGTTCACCCCCTATCGGCAGGACCCGAACTGCCTGGCCTGGCTGACCCAGGCGCGCCGTGACCTGGCCTCCGACAGCATCCACGACCTGGCCCTGGTACGTGCCGTGGGCGAATTGTGCCAGCGACCACAGTGA
- the typA gene encoding translational GTPase TypA: protein MIENLRNIAIIAHVDHGKTTLVDKLLRQSGTLERNELNDERVMDSNDQEKERGITILAKNTAINWNGYHINIVDTPGHADFGGEVERVMSMVDSVLLLVDAQDGPMPQTRFVTKKAFEAGLKPIVVINKVDRPGARPDWVLDQIFDLFDNLGATDEQLDFKVVYASALNGIAGLDHTDMAEDMTPLYQSIVDNVPAPAVDRDGPFQMQISALDYNSFLGVIGVGRIARGRIKPNTPVVAIDVDGKKRNGRILKLMGHHGLHRVDVEEAAAGDIVCISGFDELFISDTLCDMNTVEAMKPLTVDEPTVSMTFQVNDSPFCGKEGKFVTSRNIKERLDKELLYNVALRVEEGDSADKFKVSGRGELHLSVLIETMRREGFEMAVGRPEVIIREVNGVKQEPFENVTIDIPEESQGKVMEEMGLRKGDLTNMAPDGKGRVRLEYNVPARGLIGFRNQFLTLTNGAGILTSIFDRYDTMKPGHMSGRLNGVLVSIETGKALTYSLETLQARGKLFIEHGQDIYNGQIIGLNSRDNDLGVNPTKGKKLDNMRASGKDEVIALVPPVRHTLEQALEFIQDDELCEVTPKSIRLRKKILDEGERTRAAKKAKA, encoded by the coding sequence GTGATCGAAAATCTACGCAACATCGCCATCATCGCCCACGTTGACCATGGCAAGACCACCCTGGTTGACAAACTGCTGCGTCAATCCGGCACCCTGGAGCGCAACGAGCTCAACGACGAGCGCGTGATGGACTCCAACGACCAGGAAAAAGAGCGCGGCATTACCATTCTGGCGAAAAACACCGCCATCAACTGGAACGGCTACCACATCAACATCGTGGACACCCCCGGCCACGCCGACTTCGGTGGTGAAGTAGAGCGCGTGATGTCGATGGTCGACTCCGTGCTGCTGCTGGTCGACGCCCAGGACGGCCCTATGCCGCAAACCCGCTTCGTGACCAAGAAGGCTTTCGAAGCCGGCCTGAAGCCAATCGTCGTGATCAACAAGGTTGACCGTCCGGGCGCGCGTCCTGACTGGGTTCTGGACCAGATCTTCGACCTGTTCGACAACCTCGGTGCCACCGACGAACAGCTGGACTTCAAGGTCGTCTACGCCTCGGCCCTGAACGGCATCGCCGGTCTGGACCACACCGACATGGCCGAAGACATGACCCCGCTGTACCAGTCGATCGTCGACAACGTGCCAGCTCCGGCCGTTGACCGCGATGGTCCGTTCCAGATGCAGATCTCCGCTCTGGACTACAACAGCTTCCTGGGTGTGATCGGCGTTGGTCGTATCGCTCGCGGTCGCATCAAGCCAAACACCCCGGTGGTGGCGATCGATGTCGACGGCAAGAAGCGTAACGGCCGTATCCTGAAGCTGATGGGTCACCACGGTCTGCACCGTGTGGACGTCGAAGAAGCCGCTGCCGGCGACATCGTCTGCATCAGCGGTTTCGACGAACTGTTCATCTCCGACACCCTGTGCGACATGAACACCGTCGAGGCGATGAAGCCCCTGACCGTTGACGAGCCAACCGTTTCCATGACCTTCCAGGTCAACGACTCGCCATTCTGCGGCAAGGAAGGCAAGTTCGTGACCTCCCGGAACATCAAGGAGCGTCTGGACAAGGAGCTGCTGTACAACGTGGCACTGCGCGTTGAAGAAGGCGACTCGGCCGACAAGTTCAAGGTTTCCGGCCGTGGTGAGCTGCACCTGTCGGTTCTGATCGAAACCATGCGTCGCGAAGGCTTCGAAATGGCCGTAGGCCGTCCGGAAGTGATCATCCGCGAAGTGAACGGCGTGAAGCAGGAACCGTTCGAAAACGTCACCATCGACATCCCTGAAGAATCCCAGGGCAAGGTCATGGAAGAAATGGGCCTGCGTAAGGGCGACCTGACCAACATGGCGCCGGATGGCAAGGGTCGTGTACGTCTGGAGTACAACGTTCCAGCTCGTGGCCTGATCGGCTTCCGTAACCAGTTCCTGACCCTGACCAACGGTGCAGGCATCCTGACCTCGATCTTCGATCGCTACGACACCATGAAGCCAGGCCACATGTCCGGCCGCCTGAACGGTGTACTGGTTTCGATCGAGACCGGCAAGGCGCTGACCTACTCGCTGGAAACCCTGCAGGCTCGCGGCAAGCTGTTCATCGAGCACGGCCAGGACATCTACAACGGCCAGATCATCGGTCTGAACAGCCGTGACAACGACCTGGGCGTCAACCCGACCAAGGGCAAGAAGCTCGACAACATGCGTGCTTCGGGCAAGGACGAGGTGATCGCCCTGGTTCCGCCAGTTCGCCACACCCTGGAACAGGCCCTGGAATTCATCCAGGACGACGAGCTGTGCGAAGTCACGCCGAAGTCGATCCGTCTGCGCAAGAAGATCCTGGACGAAGGCGAGCGTACCCGCGCTGCCAAGAAAGCCAAGGCTTGA
- the ntrC gene encoding nitrogen regulation protein NR(I), protein MSRSETVWIVDDDRSIRWVLEKALQQEGMTTQSFDSADGVMSRLARQQPDVIISDIRMPGASGLDLLARIREQHPRLPVIIMTAHSDLDSAVASYQGGAFEYLPKPFDVDEAVSLVKRANQHAQEQQGLDAPPTLTRTPEIIGEAPAMQEVFRAIGRLSHSNITVLINGESGTGKELVAHALHRHSPRAASPFIALNMAAIPKDLMESELFGHEKGAFTGAANLRRGRFEQADGGTLFLDEIGDMPADTQTRLLRVLADGEFYRVGGHTPVKVDVRIIAATHQNLETLVHAGKFREDLFHRLNVIRIHIPRLSDRREDIPTLAKHFLGRAAQELSVEPKLLKPETEEYLKNLPWPGNVRQLENTCRWITVMASGREVHISDLPPELLNLPQDSAPVTNWEQALRQWADQALARGQSSLLDSAVPSFERIMIETALKHTAGRRRDAAVLLGWGRNTLTRKIKELGMKVDGGDDEDSEEA, encoded by the coding sequence ATGAGCCGTAGTGAAACCGTGTGGATCGTCGATGACGACCGTTCTATCCGTTGGGTTCTGGAAAAAGCCCTGCAACAGGAAGGCATGACCACCCAGAGCTTCGACAGCGCCGACGGCGTGATGAGCCGCCTGGCCCGCCAGCAGCCGGACGTGATCATTTCCGACATCCGCATGCCTGGCGCCAGTGGCCTGGACCTGCTGGCGCGGATCCGCGAACAGCATCCGCGCCTGCCAGTGATCATCATGACTGCGCACTCCGACCTGGACAGCGCTGTCGCGTCGTACCAGGGCGGCGCCTTCGAGTACCTGCCCAAGCCGTTCGACGTCGACGAGGCGGTCTCACTGGTCAAGCGCGCCAACCAGCACGCCCAGGAACAGCAGGGCCTGGATGCCCCGCCGACGCTGACCCGCACCCCGGAAATCATCGGCGAAGCGCCGGCGATGCAGGAGGTGTTCCGTGCGATCGGCCGCCTGAGCCACTCGAACATCACCGTGCTGATCAACGGCGAATCCGGTACCGGCAAGGAACTGGTCGCCCACGCCCTGCACCGCCACAGCCCACGGGCCGCATCGCCGTTCATCGCCTTGAACATGGCGGCGATCCCCAAGGACCTGATGGAGTCGGAGCTGTTCGGCCATGAAAAGGGCGCCTTCACCGGCGCGGCCAACCTGCGCCGCGGACGCTTCGAACAGGCCGACGGCGGCACGCTGTTCCTCGACGAGATCGGCGACATGCCGGCGGACACCCAGACCCGGTTGCTGCGGGTCCTGGCGGACGGCGAATTCTATCGGGTCGGCGGGCATACCCCGGTCAAGGTGGACGTACGCATCATCGCGGCCACCCACCAGAACCTGGAAACGCTGGTGCACGCCGGCAAATTCCGTGAAGACCTGTTCCACCGCCTGAACGTGATCCGCATCCATATCCCGCGGCTGTCGGACCGTCGTGAGGACATCCCGACCCTGGCCAAGCACTTCCTGGGACGCGCCGCACAGGAATTGTCGGTGGAGCCCAAGCTGCTGAAGCCGGAAACCGAGGAATACCTGAAGAACCTGCCGTGGCCGGGCAACGTGCGCCAGCTGGAGAACACCTGCCGCTGGATCACCGTCATGGCCTCCGGTCGCGAGGTGCACATCAGCGACCTGCCACCGGAGCTGCTGAACCTGCCGCAGGACTCGGCACCGGTCACCAACTGGGAGCAGGCCCTGCGCCAGTGGGCCGACCAGGCGCTCGCCCGGGGCCAATCGAGCCTGCTCGACAGCGCCGTGCCGAGCTTCGAGCGGATCATGATCGAGACCGCGCTCAAGCACACTGCCGGCCGCCGTCGCGACGCCGCCGTGCTGCTGGGCTGGGGCCGCAACACCTTGACCCGCAAGATCAAGGAGCTGGGCATGAAGGTCGATGGCGGGGATGACGAGGACAGCGAAGAAGCCTGA
- the glnA gene encoding type I glutamate--ammonia ligase: MSKSVQLIKDHDVKWIDLRFTDTKGTQHHVTMPARDALDEDFFEIGKMFDGSSIAGWKGIEASDMILMPDDSTAVLDPFTEEPTLILVCDVIEPSTMQGYDRDPRAIARRAEEYLKSTGIGDTAFFGPEPEFFIFDSVKFKSDISGSMFKIFSEQGSWMSDQDVEGGNKGHRPGVKGGYFPVPPFDHDHEIRTSMCNALEEMGQTVEVHHHEVATAGQNEIGVKFNTLVAKADEVQTLKYVVHNVADAYGRTATFMPKPLYGDNGSGMHVHVSISKDGKNTFSGEGYAGLSDTALYFIGGIIKHGKALNGFTNPSTNSYKRLVPGFEAPVMLAYSARNRSASIRIPYVNSPKARRIEARFPDPAANPYLAFAALMMAGLDGIQNKIHPGDAADKNLYDLPPEEAKEIPQVCGSLKEALEELDKGRAFLTKGGVFSDDFIDAYIELKSEEEIKVRTFVHPLEYELYYSC, encoded by the coding sequence ATGTCGAAGTCGGTTCAACTCATCAAAGATCATGACGTTAAGTGGATTGATCTGCGCTTCACGGACACCAAAGGTACTCAGCACCACGTGACCATGCCGGCCCGTGATGCGCTGGATGAAGATTTCTTCGAAATCGGCAAGATGTTCGACGGTTCCTCCATCGCTGGCTGGAAAGGCATCGAAGCTTCCGACATGATCCTGATGCCGGACGACAGCACCGCCGTGCTCGATCCGTTCACCGAAGAGCCGACCCTGATCCTGGTCTGCGACGTGATCGAACCTTCGACCATGCAAGGTTACGACCGCGACCCACGCGCCATCGCCCGTCGCGCCGAGGAATACCTGAAGTCCACCGGTATCGGTGACACCGCCTTCTTCGGTCCAGAGCCTGAGTTCTTCATCTTCGACTCGGTCAAGTTCAAGTCCGACATCTCCGGCTCCATGTTCAAGATCTTCTCGGAACAAGGTTCCTGGATGTCCGACCAGGACGTGGAAGGCGGCAACAAGGGCCACCGTCCAGGCGTGAAAGGCGGCTACTTCCCAGTGCCTCCGTTCGACCACGACCACGAAATCCGTACCTCCATGTGCAACGCGCTGGAAGAGATGGGCCAGACCGTCGAAGTTCACCACCACGAAGTGGCGACTGCCGGCCAGAACGAAATCGGCGTGAAGTTCAACACCCTGGTTGCCAAGGCTGACGAAGTCCAGACCCTGAAGTACGTCGTGCACAACGTGGCTGATGCCTACGGCCGCACCGCGACCTTCATGCCAAAACCGCTGTACGGCGACAACGGCTCGGGCATGCACGTTCACGTGTCCATCTCCAAGGATGGCAAGAACACCTTCTCCGGCGAAGGTTATGCCGGCCTGTCCGATACCGCCCTGTACTTCATCGGCGGCATCATCAAGCACGGTAAGGCCCTGAACGGCTTCACCAACCCTTCGACCAACTCCTACAAGCGTCTGGTCCCAGGCTTCGAAGCTCCAGTGATGCTGGCCTACTCGGCTCGCAACCGTTCCGCCTCGATCCGTATTCCTTACGTCAACAGCCCCAAGGCTCGTCGTATCGAAGCGCGCTTCCCGGACCCGGCTGCCAACCCATACCTGGCTTTCGCTGCCCTGATGATGGCGGGCCTGGACGGTATCCAGAACAAGATCCACCCAGGCGACGCTGCCGACAAGAACCTGTACGACCTGCCGCCTGAAGAGGCCAAGGAAATCCCACAGGTTTGCGGTAGCCTGAAAGAAGCCCTGGAAGAGCTGGACAAGGGCCGTGCGTTCCTGACCAAGGGCGGCGTTTTCAGCGACGACTTCATCGACGCCTACATCGAGCTCAAGAGCGAAGAAGAAATCAAGGTCCGCACCTTCGTACACCCACTGGAATATGAGCTGTACTACAGCTGCTAA
- a CDS encoding DUF4124 domain-containing protein has product MGRPLLYLLLACFALPASAQIYKYTDANGNTAYSSQPPDGLPAQTVELPPLNSVETQKPGTPTPARPVAAQATGTQEAVAPYSALELTDIPTDEALRANNGTFTVGVKIEPRLQRQHLLRLVLDGAPYGQSSNVPRLQLVNVDRGDHTLAVQVLDGEKVVQQSPAVTFTVQRVHKP; this is encoded by the coding sequence ATGGGTCGACCCCTGCTCTATCTGCTGCTGGCCTGCTTCGCCCTGCCGGCGTCGGCGCAGATCTACAAGTACACCGATGCCAACGGCAACACCGCCTACAGCAGCCAGCCGCCCGACGGCCTGCCCGCCCAGACCGTGGAGTTGCCACCGCTGAACAGCGTCGAGACGCAGAAACCGGGAACACCGACACCCGCCCGGCCGGTGGCCGCACAAGCGACCGGGACGCAGGAAGCCGTTGCCCCCTACAGCGCGCTGGAACTGACGGATATCCCGACCGACGAAGCCCTGCGCGCCAACAACGGCACCTTCACCGTCGGCGTGAAGATCGAGCCGCGCCTGCAACGCCAGCACCTGCTGCGACTGGTCCTCGATGGCGCCCCCTACGGCCAGTCGAGCAACGTCCCGCGCCTGCAACTGGTGAATGTCGACCGGGGCGACCACACGCTCGCCGTGCAAGTGCTGGACGGCGAGAAGGTCGTGCAGCAGAGTCCGGCCGTGACCTTCACCGTCCAGCGGGTGCACAAGCCTTGA
- the thiI gene encoding tRNA uracil 4-sulfurtransferase ThiI, translating into MKLIVKVFPEITIKSRPVRTRFIRQLAKNIRAVLKDLDPAVVVNGVWDNLELETALTDPKALQEFKERLCCTPGIAHLLQVDEYPLGDFDDITAKCLQHYADVLPGKIFSVRCKRGGKHSFSSMDVEKHVGSRLRRECGAAGISLKDPEVEVRIEIRDQRLFVIHGQHEGLGGFPLGSVEQTVTLMSGGFDSTVAAYQMMRRGLMTHFCFFNLGGRAHELGVMEVAHFLWKKYGSSHRVLFISVPFEEVLGEILGKVDNGHMGVVLKRMMLRAASAMAERLHIDALVTGEAISQVSSQTLPNLSVIDCVTEKLVIRPLIASHKQDIIDLADQIGTGNFARHMPEYCGVISVNPKTHAKRYRVEHEEKAFDMAILERALERAKLVSIDHVIDELGQDLQIEEVSEALAGHIVIDIRHPDAQEDDPLELAGIEVQTMPFYALNARFKELDPTRQYLLYCDKGVMSRLHAHHLLSEGHANVRVYRPS; encoded by the coding sequence ATGAAACTAATCGTAAAAGTCTTCCCCGAAATCACCATCAAGAGCCGTCCTGTCCGGACGCGCTTCATTCGCCAGTTGGCGAAGAACATCCGTGCCGTGCTCAAGGATCTGGACCCGGCCGTGGTGGTGAATGGCGTGTGGGACAACCTCGAGCTGGAAACCGCGCTGACCGATCCGAAGGCCCTGCAGGAGTTCAAGGAGCGCCTGTGCTGCACGCCGGGTATCGCCCACCTGCTGCAGGTCGACGAGTACCCGCTGGGCGACTTCGACGACATCACCGCCAAGTGCCTGCAGCACTACGCTGACGTGCTGCCGGGCAAGATCTTCTCGGTACGCTGCAAGCGTGGCGGCAAGCACAGCTTCAGCTCGATGGATGTCGAGAAGCATGTCGGCAGCCGCCTGCGGCGCGAATGCGGTGCTGCGGGGATTTCCCTGAAGGACCCCGAGGTCGAGGTGCGGATCGAGATTCGCGACCAGCGGCTGTTCGTCATCCACGGCCAGCATGAAGGCCTCGGCGGCTTCCCGCTGGGCTCGGTGGAGCAGACCGTGACGCTGATGTCCGGTGGTTTCGACTCCACCGTCGCCGCCTACCAGATGATGCGTCGCGGCCTGATGACCCATTTCTGCTTCTTCAACCTGGGCGGTCGCGCCCACGAGCTGGGCGTGATGGAAGTCGCCCACTTCCTCTGGAAGAAGTACGGCAGCTCCCATCGCGTGCTGTTCATCAGCGTACCGTTCGAGGAAGTGCTGGGAGAAATTCTCGGCAAGGTCGATAACGGTCATATGGGCGTAGTATTGAAGCGTATGATGTTGCGGGCGGCTTCGGCGATGGCCGAGCGGTTGCATATCGATGCGCTGGTCACCGGCGAGGCGATTTCCCAGGTGTCCAGCCAAACGCTGCCAAACCTGTCGGTAATCGACTGCGTGACCGAGAAGCTGGTGATCCGTCCGCTGATCGCCAGTCACAAGCAGGACATCATCGACCTGGCCGACCAGATCGGTACCGGCAACTTCGCCCGGCACATGCCGGAGTACTGCGGGGTGATTTCGGTCAACCCCAAGACCCACGCCAAGCGCTACCGCGTGGAGCACGAAGAGAAAGCGTTCGACATGGCGATCCTCGAGCGTGCGCTCGAACGCGCCAAGCTGGTCTCGATCGATCACGTGATCGACGAACTGGGCCAGGATCTGCAGATCGAAGAAGTCAGCGAGGCGCTGGCGGGTCATATCGTCATCGACATCCGGCATCCGGATGCCCAGGAAGACGACCCGCTGGAACTGGCTGGCATCGAGGTACAAACGATGCCGTTCTATGCACTGAATGCTCGTTTCAAGGAACTGGACCCTACTCGCCAGTACCTGCTGTATTGCGACAAAGGCGTGATGAGTCGCCTGCATGCCCACCATTTGCTCAGTGAGGGGCATGCCAATGTGCGCGTTTATCGACCGAGCTAA
- a CDS encoding DUF2283 domain-containing protein, with translation MHGSEDEDGQHSTPDEDPRPKVMLRVMGSLAIFGVMVGLMIGRLTNPEPAQLQQVDAADDALVVWFSSEPKVHGEQVDGTVALLFDAEGKAQAGRLKVAGKDANWRLRLTDKGVLLTLVAARPLQGDWAGAKVEGRWRLAINLREE, from the coding sequence ATGCACGGCTCCGAAGATGAAGATGGGCAGCATTCTACCCCCGATGAGGACCCGCGGCCGAAGGTAATGCTGCGGGTGATGGGGTCCCTGGCGATTTTCGGGGTGATGGTGGGGTTGATGATAGGTCGCCTGACCAATCCCGAGCCCGCGCAGTTGCAGCAGGTCGACGCGGCGGACGATGCGCTGGTGGTGTGGTTTTCCAGCGAGCCGAAGGTCCATGGTGAGCAGGTGGATGGCACCGTGGCGCTGCTGTTCGATGCCGAGGGCAAGGCGCAGGCTGGCCGCCTGAAGGTCGCCGGCAAGGACGCCAATTGGCGGCTGCGCCTGACGGACAAGGGAGTATTGCTGACGCTGGTGGCCGCGCGTCCCCTGCAGGGGGATTGGGCCGGAGCCAAGGTCGAGGGTCGCTGGAGATTGGCGATCAACCTGCGCGAGGAATAA
- the glnL gene encoding nitrogen regulation protein NR(II), translating to MTISDALHRLLLDNLTTATILLNAELRLEYMNPAAEMLLAISGQRSHGQFISELFTESTEALNSLRQAVEQAHPFTKREAMLTALTGQTLTVDYAVTPILSQGETLLLLEVHPRDRLLRITKEEAQLSKQETTKMLVRGLAHEIKNPLGGIRGAAQLLARELPEESLKDYTNVIIEEADRLRNLVDRMLGSNKLPSLAMTNVHEVLERVCSLVEAESQGCITLVRDYDPSIPDLLIDREQMIQAVLNIVRNAMQAISSQNELRLGRISLRTRAIRQFTIGHVRHRLVTKIEIIDNGPGIPAELQETIFYPMVSGRPDGTGLGLAITQNIISQHQGLIECDSHPGHTTFSIFLPLEQGATST from the coding sequence ATGACCATCAGCGACGCCCTGCACAGACTGTTACTCGACAACCTGACCACCGCGACCATCCTGCTCAACGCCGAACTGCGCCTTGAGTACATGAACCCCGCGGCCGAAATGTTGCTCGCCATCAGCGGCCAGCGCAGCCATGGTCAATTCATCAGCGAGCTGTTCACCGAGTCGACCGAGGCCCTCAACTCCCTGCGCCAGGCCGTCGAGCAGGCACATCCCTTCACCAAGCGCGAAGCCATGCTGACCGCCCTGACCGGCCAGACCCTGACCGTCGACTACGCTGTGACGCCCATTCTCAGCCAGGGCGAAACCCTGCTGTTGCTGGAAGTCCACCCGCGCGACCGGCTGCTGCGGATCACCAAGGAAGAGGCCCAGCTGTCCAAGCAGGAAACCACCAAGATGCTGGTGCGGGGCCTGGCCCACGAGATCAAGAATCCCCTCGGCGGGATTCGCGGCGCCGCCCAGTTGCTGGCCCGCGAGCTGCCGGAAGAAAGCCTCAAGGACTACACCAACGTCATCATCGAGGAGGCCGACCGCCTGCGAAACCTGGTCGATCGCATGCTCGGTTCGAACAAGCTGCCGTCATTGGCGATGACCAACGTCCACGAAGTGCTGGAACGGGTCTGCAGCCTGGTGGAGGCCGAAAGCCAGGGCTGCATCACCCTGGTGCGCGACTACGACCCGAGCATCCCCGACCTGCTGATCGACCGCGAACAGATGATCCAGGCCGTGCTCAACATCGTGCGCAACGCCATGCAGGCCATCAGCAGCCAGAACGAGCTGCGCCTGGGCCGCATCAGCCTGCGCACCCGCGCCATCCGCCAGTTCACCATCGGCCACGTGCGCCACCGCCTGGTGACCAAGATCGAGATCATCGACAACGGCCCGGGCATTCCTGCCGAACTTCAGGAAACCATCTTCTATCCAATGGTCAGCGGTCGTCCCGACGGTACCGGGCTGGGCCTGGCCATTACCCAGAACATCATCAGCCAGCATCAGGGCCTGATCGAGTGCGATAGCCATCCTGGCCACACCACGTTCTCGATCTTCCTGCCCCTGGAACAAGGAGCCACATCGACATGA
- a CDS encoding YkgJ family cysteine cluster protein → MKPTLIAAAELDRLETWQKYSSHMCGSCMSSCCTLPVEVKIKDLIRIGIVDEFERGEPAKNIAKRLQKEGIVERYNQKSEIFTLQRMSNNDCLYLDRKTRLCTIYDKRPDTCRNHPKIGPRPGYCAYKPKPQERQAPSRNLERF, encoded by the coding sequence ATGAAACCGACCCTGATCGCAGCCGCAGAGCTCGACCGCCTCGAAACCTGGCAGAAGTACTCCAGCCACATGTGCGGCAGCTGCATGTCCAGCTGCTGCACCTTGCCCGTCGAAGTGAAGATCAAGGACCTGATCCGCATCGGCATCGTCGATGAATTCGAGCGTGGCGAACCGGCGAAGAACATCGCCAAGCGCCTGCAGAAGGAAGGCATCGTCGAGCGCTACAACCAGAAGTCGGAGATCTTCACCCTGCAGCGCATGAGCAACAACGATTGCCTGTACCTGGACCGCAAGACCCGGCTGTGCACCATCTACGACAAGCGTCCGGACACCTGCCGCAACCACCCGAAGATCGGTCCGCGCCCGGGCTACTGCGCCTACAAGCCCAAGCCCCAGGAGCGCCAGGCGCCGAGCCGGAACCTGGAGCGGTTCTGA
- a CDS encoding DUF4124 domain-containing protein has product MIGSLLRALGLALPLVALPAAAEIYTYTDSQGNRVFTDQPHKGATRVPLTPSNRMSANPHGQAPKPSVSKTTPRPGPIFHYQMVRVLVPDPDATVRSAEGNLIVSVTSEPGLQAGHGYRLLLDGKPTREAGTSPVFALENIDRGTHQLAVEILDEHGRIAERTANQPFHMVRMSLSQKRQAKPCQLADYGQRPECPLADKPKEEESSILPFL; this is encoded by the coding sequence ATGATCGGATCGCTTCTTCGGGCATTGGGCCTGGCCTTGCCGCTCGTCGCCCTGCCGGCGGCGGCCGAGATCTATACCTACACCGATAGCCAGGGCAACCGGGTGTTTACCGACCAGCCCCATAAAGGTGCGACACGCGTACCGCTGACGCCGAGCAACCGCATGTCGGCCAATCCGCACGGCCAAGCCCCCAAGCCCAGTGTGAGCAAGACCACCCCCAGGCCCGGCCCGATCTTCCACTACCAGATGGTCCGCGTCCTGGTACCCGACCCGGACGCCACGGTGCGCAGCGCCGAGGGCAACCTGATCGTCAGCGTCACCAGCGAACCCGGCCTGCAGGCCGGCCATGGCTACCGCCTGCTGCTGGACGGCAAACCCACCCGCGAGGCCGGCACCAGCCCGGTATTTGCCCTGGAGAACATCGATCGCGGCACGCACCAGCTCGCCGTGGAAATCCTCGACGAACATGGCCGGATCGCCGAACGCACCGCCAACCAGCCATTCCACATGGTGCGCATGTCCCTCAGCCAGAAACGCCAGGCCAAGCCCTGCCAACTCGCCGACTATGGGCAGCGCCCGGAATGCCCGCTGGCGGACAAGCCCAAGGAAGAAGAAAGCAGCATCCTGCCATTTCTGTAG